In Malania oleifera isolate guangnan ecotype guangnan chromosome 8, ASM2987363v1, whole genome shotgun sequence, a single window of DNA contains:
- the LOC131161926 gene encoding bZIP transcription factor 44-like, with the protein MSFFQETDGTQFPVLESGFTESEISALLSLFEPGLPASPNSGSEVTNRAVCLTEERKRKRMLSNRESARRSRLRKKRHLENLTSQVNRLRLENQDLSNQLGLAARQLHLLQRNNDWLRSEYTALLQRLSDLYLILDAMHPQL; encoded by the coding sequence ATGTCCTTCTTCCAAGAAACCGACGGTACCCAGTTTCCGGTTCTCGAGTCCGGGTTCACGGAGAGCGAAATCAGCGCGCTGTTGTCCCTCTTCGAACCGGGCCTCCCCGCTAGCCCCAACTCCGGTTCGGAGGTGACAAACCGGGCGGTTTGCCTTACCGAGGAACGCAAGCGCAAGCGGATGCTGTCGAACCGGGAGTCCGCAAGACGCTCCCGTTTGAGAAAGAAGAGGCATTTAGAAAACCTCACGAGTCAAGTGAACCGGCTCAGACTGGAGAACCAGGACCTGAGTAACCAGTTAGGTTTGGCCGCCCGCCAGCTCCACCTCCTCCAGAGAAACAACGACTGGCTCCGGTCCGAATACACCGCCCTCCTTCAAAGACTTTCCGACTTATACCTTATCTTGGACGCCATGCACCCCCAATTATGA